In the genome of Hevea brasiliensis isolate MT/VB/25A 57/8 chromosome 14, ASM3005281v1, whole genome shotgun sequence, the window CATTGTTGTTTCTGTTTTGTGGTTCTGCATTATATTTTCTTTGACTTAAAAGTAAAACTTATTTATGTGGCCTTTATCTTCTGATAGATACATTACATGCTTTTGAGCCACTTTGAGGTTCCCTATGAAATGAGGCATGGAACGAAGGCACTATGAAGAAGTTCTAGAGTtactaatttaattttcttattaCAATTGCATTTCTCTTAGTACATTTTATtacattattatatatttttttattaattttgatttattctatcatagactatatatatatatatatatatatatatatatatgaatatgttttcatttaaatattattataacatTTATAACTATATAATAACTATTAAACTATAACTATATAATTAAATTAGTTAAATTATATAGTTATTATTGATTCATAACTATATAATTTAACTAATTTAATTATATAGTTATAGTTTAATAGTTATTATATAGTTATAAatgttataataatatttaaatgaaaacatattcatatttatatattctatatattcaaattatatatataaatattatttctaatttttttttaatttctattttttagAGAATATAGATTTTAAAGAATTTAGAGTGGGTCGTGGGAATCGAACCTGCATCAAGGACTTGTTGAAGTAAAGAGCCTCCCAACTCTTTACTTCAATCAAGATAACGAAAAATCATTTTACCTTTTTAGTTGGAATTTTAGGGGATGCTGGATATCTTATGTGTGGACTTGTTGAAGTAGTTCAACACATTTTTGTACGTGGAATAGATTGTGGGACCACCTAAGGGATCTCTATGAGTCCTATTTTAAAGGAAACTTGGGTTCGTTCAGAGACATTAGACAATGTTATGAAAATTAAACTTGAAGCTTTTTGGCAGGAGAGGAGAGGCTTGGAGGCTGGGGCATGGCACTATATTTGCATGATTTGGAGTATTTGGGTGGAAAAAAATGTGTTATTTTAAGAATCAATATTTTCCTTTGTAATTAAtgagaaataaatttattttcctggGTTCTTTTGCTACAGGGGCTTTTAAAAGAGCCTCTCTAACTTTTATTCatgatatttttttaatcaatttttttgttATGTTTTTCAGGATTATTTCTTGTAATTGTATTAATTGCAAAGGGCACATCCACCATGTTGATTTTTCTttagtaaaatttttttcttCCATCTGAAAAAGATAGTGTCATTATTCAGTAATCATTTATTTGAGTTATTCATATGATTCATTAAATAGTTTGTGAACCACATTCGTTCTATGGAACTTTATAATATATTTTGATTCACCAAAATGTTTTGTTGCCAACTATACACATAATGCGGGCAGGATATTCCCTTTGTGAGAAATATGCGCTTACTGTTTCTTTAAATGGTTTCATGATATTTCAATTGTCATTATCAGGTCATAAGCACATGGGGTGTTCGGAACAATATAGACTTTCTCTCACTTTCATATACCCGCCATGCAGAAGATATTCGCCATGTAAGGATTTTTCTGTGGACAGGgttatgtattttatttttaggTTTATCATTCAACCctccttttcttttatcttctCTGTCTTTTCTGTTTTATATCAGTTTCTAGCTTTAATAAGTAATTTCTTCTTAATTTCCTTTATATAAATTCAATAGTAGTTGCTTATTCTATTACACAGGCCCGGGATTTTCTTTCTAAACTTGGAGACCTCCGTCAAACTCAAATTTTTGCGAAATTTGAAAATGCAGAGGTGAATTATAAATTTTTAGCTTTTCCATTCTGTTCTAGTACTATACTTACACTTGAATTTCACTCTGAATTCCCATTTTccattttttcttattttgtatGGTTGTAGGGATTAACtcattttgatgaaatcctaCAAGAAGCAGATGGTATCATAATTTCTCGTGGAAATTTGGGCATAGATGTCCCACCAGAGAAGGTGAAAATTTTAAGTTCATTGTGTATTCAAGTTATTATACTCATCAGCACTGAGAGAGACTAAATACCAACATTACAGAGATTATGTGGGGAATAATGAGCCTTAATGGTGTTATGCACTTTAACCTGTCACAAGCACAACACCGCAACCACAACCCCCCTGTCCCTGGCAGGGAAAACCCTCAAATCTTGGATAATTTTGCCTTTTGAATCTAGGTGTCAGTATACGTCTTGTTTGGATATGAAGTAATTTTTTTGAGGAAAAAATATTAGAATTCATTGAGAGATTCGTAATATCAAGAATGGAAATTAGCATCTTAATTCCTTTTTAGGCAGAGGACATTCATGTCCATTTAGTTGTAAGTGAATATTTTTGTACTTTAAGAGAGTTAAAATAGGGATGATCAACTTCTGAAATGCAACTAAGTATCTTCTTCTGAACTTTATAGGTATTTCTATTTCAAAAAGCTGCTGTTTACAAGTGCAACATGGCCGGAAAGCCTGCTGTGGTTACTCGTGTTGTTGACAGTATGACTGACAATTTGAGACCTACTCGTGCTGAAGCAACTGATATTGCCAATGCAGTTTtggatggtaaaatttcagtggtctgacaTTATGATACCTTATGTAATTAGTGGACTTCCATCATGTTGTACTGCTGTGGATATTGTTATACTATCTTTTCTGTCAAGAAAAAAGATATAGCTGCTTATTGCCATCTTAATGTTGCATTTCTTTACCATTGCCTGATAAATTGCAACTATTATTTTATAATGTATATGTCAAGCTTATACTAATATGACTTATCatgattgcttttttttttttttcccctctttCTTTAGGCAGTGATGCAATTCTTCTAGGTGCAGAGACCCTGCGGGGATTGTACCCTGTTGAGACCATTTCTGTTGTGGGAAGAATCTGTGCTGAGGTAAGTTTCCAATTATCATAGTTGCCTTCTGTTTTCTCCTTACATAGCTAAGTTATCCATGATCCTCTCTCTCAAGCATACAAAAACACACACACAAGCAcgcgtgcacacacacacacacacacacacacacacaaagctTTGTTTTGAATGTCTTTGGATTgctatagaattttttttttccttcacgtCTTTACTttacaaatttatatttattttccttCAACTATGGTAAGGCATGGGACATGGAGCAGACTTTCTGATCTGCTTTGCCTGGGTTGCATGGCTTGAAAATATATTTTGGTGCCTGAAAGTCAGGCGATGACTCAAAGCTTTTGTCCATTGTAATATCTTCTTGGGCTATGCTGCTAGCCTCATTAGACGAAATGCCTGAGCCTCTCTTCCCCTTAATGGCTCTAAGTTGAATAATTCAAGTGTGGCTAGAAACGTAATAGTttcaatttgtatttttccataacAAAATGTTGAAAACATGCGTGAAAAGTCTTCCTTGATGTATGGGAGAAGTAAAAATAGATTGGGGAATTGTGGGATGTCACAATATCACTATGTCACAATCTTACCCATTTAAATTTGCGACTAAGTGGCTTAAGCAGCCCCATCTCTTGGTGTCTCGGGTGGCTACACCTTGTCTCTAAACATGGTAGCCCTTTTCTCATAGGCCCATCAACTCCATATAATTTTCTAACTAGTTTGGCTTGGATACCAATGGTAACAGCCATGCTCAACTAGCCCAAATAAGTTATTTCTTGTAATTGGACCTAGGGTTATGTATATACTACATCAAATTCATATCTCACCAATTTCCACATCTAGAATCTATCCTGATGTGTTCAATCATGATATTGAGTTGGCTTGGGCTGATTGTCATAACTGATGATAAAGGTAAAAAAGGCATATTTACAAATTTCTTGGTTATTGAACCAATTTTGTTAACTTGACATCTATCgtgacttttattttttttgttcttCTAATGTAAACTTTATCCTAGTCATTGAATGAAATTTTCATCTGCAGGCAGAGAAAGTTTTCAATCAAGATCTGTATTACAAGAAGACTTTAAAGCATGTTGGAGAACCAATGAGCCATTTAGAATCTATCGCTTCGTCTGCGGTATTCTCTTAATGCTACATGTTACTTGTTATGCTTGTTTTATAACATTGGACGCATTAAAGGCCTGGGAATTTTTTTCCACCACTGTATtatacttattttttttttcattacttTTTTGTTAATTTAGGTACGTGCTGCTATCAAGGTGAAGGCTTCTGTCCTTCTATGCTTCACTTCAACAGGAAGAGCTGCAaggttttctatttttctattattttaaCATCTTTCCACTGACACAGTTTTTATCTAAAAGGGAATTTGATTTTGAGCTGCCTTTTGAAATCcctttgagatgatgagacattgCTTTTCTTCAGAATAAGGAAAAAAGGAAATTATTGATCTATAAGTTTGTTAGAATTTCATATCTCGTTTATCAATGCAGGTTAATCTCAAAGTACAGGCCAACAATGCCTGTGATATCTGTTGTTATCCCTCGGCTTAAGACAAATCAACTGCGCTGGACCTTCTCTGGTGCTTTTGAGGTATGCTATTGCATATGATTAGATATAGTTTTTTGGCTGCAACTAGTTACTTTGCCTGTTCCCCCCTTAATTCAATGCTTGAATACTTTATCCAACTTGACTCTATCAGACATGTTATTATTGAGCCCTCACCTACAAGCGTTTAGCTTTAGCAGTTTTATCATGTTATTAGTCTCTTTGAGGTCTAGAATTCAATTCTTGAGTGCCCCACcattgattaattaaaattaaaagatctCATATAAACACTTGGGCTTTGTGTGAGAAGGTATGTTAAAGATATGAACTATTTTTGGACACGCACCTACAAGCTTGAGCTTTTAGATTAATTAAAATTGCAAGATTTCTTATCCACGCTCTAAGGCCAATGGGTTTTGCATGAGGGGCGTGTTAGAGATTCAACCTATTATTGAGTTCTTACTTACAAATTTGAGCACTTAGGTTAAGTGGTTTCTTGTCATACACAACTAAAGCTTTAGTCTAAAATAGTTGGAGTTGACTACATGGATTCCTTTTCTTTTATTCAGTTTTGTTTGGATTAGGGGTGTGCAATCCGTTGGTTCGGCtccaaaccaaaccaaaccggAAAAAACCAAAGTACCGAATTATCTTTTTTgagaaaccaaaccaagttaagaAATAACTGAATTGAACTGAACTAAAATAAAATCGTCCGGTTCAGTTTGGTTCGGTCCATCAGTTCTTCAACTTTCAATAACCAGACAAGAACAGAAATAAATCCAATATTACAGATCACAAGAACTAAAACAAATTAAACATAAATCATCAAATTTAAAGCAAATCCAATatatacaaatcaaaataaaGTAATAAACTATCAATATCATTGTTAATATCACAGTAATTAACCAACACAAAGAACAAAATTACAAACAAAGAAGAAGGTTTGGCGTCACAAATGAGCCTGGTAACAAATTAGATGGGCTCGCGAGATGGAGAAGGCATTAGAAAAAATCCATCTCAACATACTTGTTGGAGAAGTAGTAAACTACGAGTTGCAATGCTGGAGGCAAGACCATGGAGCAAAGAAGGCTCTACCAAGATTTGAACCTGGGTCCCAAAAGATGTAACTTGTGACAACTTACCATATGAGCTGTAGATTTCTTTTGCAATTATGTtactataataaatatatataaaatacattaagtataaaataattgataattattaatttacaactattgcaaagtaaaataaaaaaaatttaactttATCTACTTGTCACTCAATAAAAAATAGTGTAaacaatttattttattagtatgttaacttgatttttttttattttaatatatttatacaaTATGTTAAGATTTAATAATTAGAAGTAGAAAGAAGAAAGAGATGGAAGGGAAGAGAACGAAAATAACTTAAAGGCTATATCTTTATTATTGTCATTCATTCTATAAAATAGAACATTACATCTTTATACATAAATCTCCTTTAATTACTCcatgtaattaaaaatataaatcctATCTAAATAACTTTATTAATTAGGAATACAAACCGTATCTATTTAGGAATATAAAACCTGTACTAAAGAGGAATATGGACTTTCCGTAACACAATAAAaagtatataaattttttttattatgttatataattttaatatattaacttCTATTTTTTTATATGAATACTTTTATTGTTGTAAAAAGTTTAgttttaaatatttcttatattataaataattaaatatcattatttaaaattttaattaaccgtttaaatcacttttttaaaaaatatttacaaattaaaatttaattaaatttattttaataattatttataagatatataaaattattatttataataaagtattattattagttttataatatttatttaacaaTATATTAGTTAAACTTTAGTAAACCTTAAACCCTTAACCCTCAACCTTCATACATTCAATAATTGGGCCAGTTTTGAAAACCTTGGTGTCAAGTATGTTGCTTCAGGGTTTGAGGCACAAGATCTGTGGTGAAGGCAGGCAAGACGGGCTGTGAAAGAAGGGAGAAGGAATTGAGATTTGAGAGGGAGGGTGAGACTAAGAGCAAAGTAGCGCTATGAAAGAAATTGAGAGAACTTAGTTTTTAATGTGTATATACACACGCACACAAAAGCAAAAAGGCAGCACTTTAAGTTAATATTACAATTCGGTTTGGTTCAGtcagttcctttttttttttttttactaaattaaCTGAATCAAACCAAAaaactgaattttttttaaaatttataaccgAAATTGAATATCTGAAAGACAAAATTAGATTAGTttagtttggtttggttttttgattAAAACCGTTTGATGCTCACCCCTAGATTGGAGTATTGTCAAGGATACTGAACCAATTTTCATCACTTCAATTCATGTTTTCTTGGTTAAGGAAGAACAAGGAACCATAATAATTTTGTTTTTGTTGTCTTTGTGTTAAGTTATAGTTAGATTTTAGACGAGGCAAAAAAGATTTCTTGATGACTACTCGCTTCTTGTTGAAATTGCTTAATTGGTTTTCATCATCCATGCTCTTTTTTGAAACATTTAACCAtaaataaagtgaagaaatttccCCAATGGGGAGATGGGAAGCCACTCATGAAACTTGTAATTGTACATGAATTGAATCAATTTTTCGACTGGGGAGATAGGAAGCCATTTGCGCCTGATACTTGTTGTTAGTTTAACTTAAATTATCTATGTTATTACATGTCCAGGTGTTAGGCTTGTctattttccaaatttttttttattgattttcccACTAATTTGATTAATTGTCATACCATTGCCTAAGTATCCTTATTCAACACAGTTATACTAGGGTAAAATGATGAGTTGAGATGTTCATCATGTTGAAAAGCATTTGTCTGCATACATGTTATTGTGTCAAAGATATATGCTTCCTTGTTTGCCTCTTAATTGTCGTGAAAGTGATGCGAACTCATTGGACTTGCTAAAGAACCCACAAAATATTTGAATCGACCCCAAGGAATGCTCACAATCAGGTTCTTCTAATTAATACTACTTAACCCAATTTAAACTATGCGAAAGAGAACCAAGTAGATAAATTAATTAGGAATTCAAAAGATTCAAGACCAAATACCAACTTGTGATAGAAAACCAAGAATATCAGTGTATTAATCTTGCAAGCTAAATCAACTTCTCTCAATTGATTTCAATGTATGTCAGAATTGTTGATTAATTCCTAAAACGAGAAAAATACAAGGTTTATATAGGTGGCTGTTAAAAGCCTAAGGCGTACATCATATAAAACCCTAGAAACatcaaattaatttcaaaaaaacCAATCAAGGCTGTCCAAAAATGAGGTACGAACATCGCACATCGAGGATGTGCGCCTCTTATAATTACACAGCCAGAGCGTATTTCTCTTGGCAAGTAACAATTCAAGGTGTTACAAATATTGCATGCCTAGGGCGTGCACCTTCCATTATTACGTGCCTAGTTCTTGACGAGTAGAATTTCAAAGTGTTCTTCATTACCTGGTCACACCCAGGCCGTGAAACTTGCGGCTTCTTGAAGATTTTGGAGAAATTTGGTAATTTTGGCCCTTAAAAGGTAATTTTGCTTAGCCTTGCACATGGTGATCTCCATCCTTGCATAATTGAACCAATATGATCCTTTTAAATTCTTTAAGTATCCCAAGCTTATCAACTCCGTTCTTGAACACTTGAATCAATATAAGCCATTTGAACTCTTTTAGCATGCTAAGCTTGCCTATCTCTACTTGATTCATTCCTTGAAGAATTTCATTGAAGCTTGGTACCCTCATGATCACAACAAAAAGCATTTCATTTAGGGTTAATTATCAGGACCCTCCTACCCAAGGTTTAATGTAATAAACAGTTAAGTCTTCACTGTTTCAAAAATATGCAGTTTAGTTCTTGATTAACTGGTTAACATATTCATTatagaaaaaatatttttgtGATTAACTTTACTCCTTTTTGCCATTTCATCTGTCTCTTACACCTTGCTATACAAAATAAGAAACCCCTGAAAACAAAAGCTGTCTTGTAACTTAATTTACTGGATTGAGCATATTGTCATGCATGCCTGTAGCAGTTTTGTGGATGTCAATGATTTTTCACTTGCTGATGATGTTGAAATAAGTTGTGTTAAGAGCATTCAAAGAGTAGGTTGACCATGTTGAGTACCTCTGAAACAAAAGCACATGTACGGTCACAATTCATCCATGCATGACAACATGTGTTTGCTGCAAAGAAAATTTTTGTAATCTGTTTCTTTTGTATGAGAGAAACATCCAACAGTTTGCTCATATAAAAGATATATTGTAATTATTCCTTTGTGTTCATCTCtgttatttataaattttgtttAGTTAGATCTTTTTTGTTTTTTGTCATTTCATGAATGTGTTTGAAGCTCATTACTCCTCTTTGTTGCCTCTTAATTATTTTGTGGCAGGCAAGGCAGTCTCTAATTGTCAGAGGACTTTTTCCTATCCTAGCAGATCCTAGACATCCAGTAAGTATTGGTTTTTCCCACTTatcttcatatatttatatatgtcaaATGAGTAGGTAGAAGGTATATGGATGGAATTTTATTCCAACAGCTATAACACCTTGGCTTAGTCTCCCCTTTGAATCTAAATAgagttaattttatttattatttatttggatATTTGAGTCTTCTCTATAGATCATTGGGCTTTGGGCTACACGTTGAGGGGTTGGTCTCTCTCTTCCTTGTAAAACCCCCCACTCGTACATCCAAGTTTCTAATGTTGGAACTGTCCTGTTCAAATCATTAGGGTGTTTCCATGGCGATCCTGAGAATTAACTTTTAGTCCTCAGTCCTCTTGACAGTTGACATTCAACCAGAAGTCTATACACATCTACATGGGGTATTAGCAATAGTATATGTGAAATGCCACGGAGGCATCTGTAGGCTTAACTTTGGAGATTTTGTGCCTAGTTAAATTTCTTACCCTCTTATGGAGGCACATACTTCAATTGCTTAGCATACTGGCATATTCAATGACCAATACTCTTAGCTCATTTAATTTCTCATTTCAACCCTCAGGGACATTCAACCCATAGAATGATGAAGTTATCTGATAAAATGGATATGACTTGGTTTTTACAGGCTGAATCTACAAATGCGACAAATGAATCAGTTCTGAAGGTGGCTTTAGATCATGGCAAGGCAATTGGTGTTATAAAGCCACATGATCGTGTTGTTGTTTGCCAGAAGCTTGGTGATGCATCTGTGGTAAAGATCCTTGAGCTTGAAGATTAAAGCAAACAGTCCTAATTTTGTCGTTCAAATAAGGGAAACTAGAACACAACTGAGGATTTCTGTGTTGTGCATTAACTGGTTGTATGGAGGATCATATCTTGCGTGTTTACATGTTTAGCCAAATATGAGAACATTTACAAGTAACAACTAGGGTCCAAGGAAACTACATGTACAAGAACTTGGAACCACTTTGCTTTGACGTTTTGGATAAAAGAATTGGTGCTCAATGTCAAGTTTGATGTTTTGCAATGACAGTGAACATTGTACTGGGACATCTCTGCCCCAACTCTTGATCAATACTATCGGCTTTATATAATGGTTTCCTCTATATGACAAGGGAACTGCTAGGAACTGCACTCACTTTCATTATTTTTAGGGTCTAACCAATGGGAATTGGGAAGAGTGGAAATTTTGAGGCCCTTTCCTCCATTTGAAGCAAAAGAAAGCAGGTCTTTTGCTTTTGCCAATGAATGTAAAGTTCAATGAAATGTGCAGATACAGATTTTATcaattttagtaaaatttaatTCAGGTTTATAAACAGTTTTAATTAAAATAGAATAATTGTTGTCTGCTATTTGAATCTCTTAGCCATTCAACTATATTTGAAATCAATTTCGTATTGATACTTcaaagttataaatttttttaatactacTTCTCTTTAGATCATTCTTGTGAACGTTAAGTGCCCATTTGATTATGTAATTGAAAGCTAACTTAAGTGTTTGTTAAACACTGTTTTCGGATTAGTTTGAGGTGTTTGTTAAGACCAACTGCTGaataaaattttcagaaattaGTGGTTATAACAGTTACTCAAAAGTTAAtcaaaatctatatatatatttatataaagtaGGAAGATATTCTAATAATATTGCCACATGGCGTTTTCTTTCATAATATTGTCACATGGCATTGTCTATGATATTATCACATAATGTTTTCTATTTAAttctcttttactt includes:
- the LOC110641702 gene encoding pyruvate kinase 1, cytosolic; this translates as MNSNHLLLEEPIRMASILEPSKSTFFPAMTKIVGTLGPKSRTVEIISGCLNAGMSVARFDFSWGDAEYHQETLDNLKAAVKSTKKLCAVMLDTVGPELQVVNRAEHPISLQADTSVVLTPDQDKEATSNLLPINFTGLSKAVKKGDTIFIGQYLFTGSETTTVWLEVTEINGEDVVCLIKNSATLGGQLYTLHVSQIRIDLPTLTDKDKEVISTWGVRNNIDFLSLSYTRHAEDIRHARDFLSKLGDLRQTQIFAKFENAEGLTHFDEILQEADGIIISRGNLGIDVPPEKVFLFQKAAVYKCNMAGKPAVVTRVVDSMTDNLRPTRAEATDIANAVLDGSDAILLGAETLRGLYPVETISVVGRICAEAEKVFNQDLYYKKTLKHVGEPMSHLESIASSAVRAAIKVKASVLLCFTSTGRAARLISKYRPTMPVISVVIPRLKTNQLRWTFSGAFEARQSLIVRGLFPILADPRHPAESTNATNESVLKVALDHGKAIGVIKPHDRVVVCQKLGDASVVKILELED